The following proteins come from a genomic window of Acetivibrio cellulolyticus CD2:
- a CDS encoding copper amine oxidase N-terminal domain-containing protein, protein MKKIFFLFLLGILISGFAVSVPGQTEVKLKVNGVEVYFQDAKPFIDDNNRVMVPVRFVAEWMRANVEWIEESRTVSIALNNSKIKFIIDSDEMTVNGQAKKMDTTAIVKHGRTYIPVRYCAEALESEISWDEKGNTANIKTNFDFATKKINSSGIFGEPSVFSKNDLVYQSDIIVRGVVDEILPSKRYGSVLCTNCSIKISDIYKGEVKEEKVLVLIQRGYDENGIYIKDELEPEFLYGEEVILFLYKVKDIKVNDENSYRLVGSMQGKYSPSDNSNNEFVNKYNWAKWTIKPNNFRDEIKDELEKAKFRPTREEIRQNNEKTVGPERYSRTELINLADVIVRGTVKGKLPSKWSIDGDKKLQTDIKLEISEIFKGEPYGNSILLRVDEGQDGDTVIDIEQYPDFKEGEEVILFFSKDVSDQANPNENYYILTGMSQAKYYLSDKSKGEFTCADETLNNPKIIVSEFKDEIKGALEKIDLYPNIRDKNSPYKF, encoded by the coding sequence ATGAAAAAGATATTTTTTTTATTTCTCTTAGGGATACTAATTTCTGGATTTGCTGTAAGTGTGCCCGGTCAAACTGAGGTTAAATTAAAAGTTAATGGTGTTGAGGTTTACTTCCAGGATGCAAAGCCGTTTATTGATGATAACAACCGTGTAATGGTTCCCGTAAGATTTGTTGCTGAATGGATGAGGGCAAATGTTGAGTGGATTGAGGAAAGTAGAACGGTTAGCATTGCTTTAAACAATAGTAAAATTAAATTTATTATTGATTCGGATGAAATGACAGTAAATGGACAAGCAAAGAAAATGGATACGACAGCAATTGTAAAACACGGAAGAACTTATATACCGGTGAGATATTGTGCAGAAGCATTAGAATCGGAGATTTCCTGGGATGAGAAAGGAAATACTGCTAATATTAAAACAAATTTTGATTTTGCAACGAAGAAGATAAATAGTAGCGGAATTTTTGGAGAACCATCCGTATTTAGTAAAAATGATTTAGTGTATCAGTCTGACATTATTGTACGGGGCGTAGTTGATGAAATTTTGCCTAGTAAGCGTTATGGGAGTGTGCTTTGTACAAATTGTTCCATAAAAATTTCTGATATTTATAAAGGTGAAGTTAAGGAAGAAAAAGTATTAGTGCTGATACAAAGGGGCTATGATGAAAATGGAATATATATTAAAGATGAATTAGAGCCTGAGTTTTTATACGGTGAGGAAGTTATATTATTTTTGTATAAAGTCAAAGATATTAAGGTAAATGATGAAAACTCTTATAGGTTGGTTGGATCGATGCAGGGTAAGTATTCTCCATCAGACAACTCTAACAATGAATTTGTAAATAAGTATAATTGGGCAAAGTGGACAATAAAACCGAATAATTTTAGAGATGAAATAAAAGATGAGCTTGAAAAAGCCAAGTTTAGGCCTACAAGAGAAGAAATACGTCAAAACAATGAAAAAACAGTTGGACCAGAAAGATATAGTAGAACTGAACTTATTAATTTGGCTGATGTTATTGTAAGAGGGACTGTGAAAGGAAAGTTGCCAAGTAAATGGAGTATAGATGGCGACAAAAAGCTCCAGACAGACATAAAGCTAGAAATTAGTGAGATATTTAAAGGTGAACCTTATGGTAACAGTATATTATTGAGAGTTGATGAGGGTCAGGATGGTGATACTGTTATTGATATAGAGCAATATCCTGATTTTAAAGAGGGAGAGGAAGTTATATTATTTTTTTCAAAAGATGTTAGCGACCAAGCAAACCCTAATGAAAATTACTACATTTTGACTGGAATGTCTCAAGCTAAATATTATCTTTCCGATAAATCAAAGGGTGAATTTACTTGTGCCGATGAGACTTTAAATAACCCCAAAATAA
- a CDS encoding ISNCY family transposase → MVKLYKQISFADTFEECKDVFQNNKPKFLKLLSQHLDLSSLIPQDFYWSYHKTLGRDRKYSLSSMLSALVLQKILGIPTVSLLIIFLNLCHEAREFCGLPDVPHNSQFTRFKQDFVIYLENFFNHLVDITEPICQEINTTLASTIAYDTSGIETFVTEDNPKVHKFYHKKTQGFLQGQA, encoded by the coding sequence ATGGTAAAACTTTATAAACAAATTTCTTTTGCTGACACATTCGAAGAATGTAAAGATGTTTTTCAAAATAATAAGCCAAAATTTCTTAAGCTACTCTCACAACATCTTGATTTATCTTCGCTTATACCACAGGATTTTTATTGGTCTTACCACAAAACTCTAGGGAGAGACCGTAAATATTCACTCTCTTCAATGCTTTCAGCATTAGTTCTGCAGAAAATTCTTGGCATTCCTACAGTTTCGCTACTCATTATTTTTCTTAATTTATGCCATGAAGCCCGTGAATTCTGTGGCCTTCCAGACGTCCCTCATAACTCTCAGTTTACACGGTTCAAACAAGATTTCGTTATTTACCTGGAAAACTTCTTTAACCACCTTGTAGATATTACAGAACCTATTTGCCAGGAAATTAACACTACTCTTGCATCCACTATCGCTTATGATACTTCAGGTATTGAAACCTTTGTAACTGAGGATAACCCCAAAGTTCATAAATTCTATCATAAAAAAACTCAAGGCTTTCTACAAGGACAAGCCTGA
- a CDS encoding copper amine oxidase N-terminal domain-containing protein — translation MKKLSKIIAFVTVAVMLISVLSISCLAMEDLDWEISVGALFKNAIAANDNICISVGDNGIIFKSTDGTNWTQQKIATNYDLNDIVWTGKEFVAVGDCGVIITSSDGDSWNMKKSEISMNLQEILWSGKSLVTYGTDYYKNKSVILYSTDSVEWFAKEFAQTFIDSMAFNNGTFLALIHNTNKAMISADGIYWDKLDTPVQTADSFLTSFNGNFIIYNEPRKIYISNDGFLWKETNIAVDERYRLFEHEICTANGFLLLSGNTSEAVYTENISDWNLIQQNEISKTSGMSSVRDLIYFKEQYIGIVADGSFIISKDFKTWQRIDVRPIFTLDSIASNGKTYLTVGCEGVAYVSSDGLAWTECNTNTKTDFICVIWNGKQFVALDRNGIIYGTEDGTEWKVISSFPYPFIEDWSNVKFKFIQNKYFMITSYSNTFIWSSEDLKKWDKIDFDGYVSDIASNDKVFVAVGYNIFSSTDANNWSKRTSSDFSRCNKVFWNGTQFVAFGNDNKSLISKDGITWTTVSKNTTDDLDHILITRDISWNGKEYLALDTNCDIVYSTNGINWSISDLPHAGNYAIAWTGYRYILVGDYSIKTAIPKDIIKVLVNGKPIIFDVAPKMSKNRTLVPARYVFEALGADVQWDEKTKTVTITGNDKEVKLEINNNKAYVNNEAVLLEAAPVVKNGRTLIPLRFAAESFNAEVNWDKDTQTVSIRH, via the coding sequence ATGAAAAAGTTATCAAAAATTATAGCGTTTGTTACAGTTGCAGTAATGTTGATTTCAGTTTTGTCTATAAGTTGTTTGGCAATGGAAGATCTTGATTGGGAAATAAGTGTTGGTGCGTTATTTAAGAATGCTATTGCTGCAAACGATAATATTTGTATTTCAGTGGGCGACAATGGAATAATCTTCAAATCCACTGACGGTACGAACTGGACTCAGCAAAAAATCGCAACCAATTATGACCTTAATGACATTGTTTGGACAGGAAAGGAATTTGTGGCCGTAGGTGATTGCGGAGTAATAATAACATCCTCTGATGGCGATAGTTGGAATATGAAAAAGTCAGAAATATCGATGAATTTACAAGAAATTTTATGGAGTGGAAAATCTCTTGTCACCTATGGAACTGATTATTACAAAAATAAGAGTGTAATATTATATTCAACTGATAGTGTAGAGTGGTTCGCAAAAGAATTTGCTCAAACCTTCATTGATTCTATGGCTTTTAATAATGGAACATTCCTTGCATTAATTCATAATACGAATAAAGCAATGATATCAGCAGACGGTATCTATTGGGATAAATTAGATACTCCAGTACAAACTGCTGACAGCTTTCTGACTTCGTTTAATGGAAATTTCATTATTTACAATGAACCAAGAAAAATATATATATCTAATGATGGATTTCTGTGGAAAGAAACAAATATTGCAGTTGATGAACGTTATAGATTGTTCGAACATGAAATTTGCACAGCTAATGGTTTCCTTTTATTAAGCGGCAATACATCAGAAGCTGTATACACTGAAAATATTAGTGATTGGAACTTAATACAACAGAATGAGATTTCTAAAACTTCAGGAATGTCATCGGTTCGGGATCTGATATATTTTAAAGAACAATACATAGGTATTGTAGCAGATGGATCATTTATTATATCTAAGGATTTCAAGACCTGGCAACGTATTGATGTTAGACCTATATTTACCTTGGATTCGATTGCTTCGAACGGCAAAACTTATCTAACTGTTGGATGCGAAGGAGTGGCATATGTATCCTCTGACGGATTAGCTTGGACTGAATGTAACACTAATACAAAAACTGATTTTATTTGTGTAATCTGGAATGGAAAACAATTTGTTGCGTTAGATAGAAATGGAATCATTTATGGTACGGAGGATGGAACGGAATGGAAGGTTATTTCTTCATTTCCATATCCGTTTATTGAAGACTGGTCGAATGTTAAATTTAAATTTATTCAAAACAAGTATTTCATGATTACAAGTTATTCGAATACTTTTATTTGGTCGTCGGAGGACCTTAAGAAATGGGACAAAATTGATTTTGATGGATACGTGTCTGACATAGCATCTAATGATAAGGTTTTTGTTGCTGTTGGTTACAATATTTTTTCGTCCACTGATGCGAATAATTGGAGCAAGAGGACTAGTAGTGATTTTAGCCGCTGTAACAAGGTTTTTTGGAACGGGACGCAATTTGTAGCTTTTGGTAATGATAATAAGTCCCTCATTTCTAAAGATGGTATTACTTGGACTACTGTATCTAAAAATACTACAGATGATCTTGATCATATCTTGATTACTAGAGATATCTCTTGGAATGGAAAGGAATATTTAGCTCTTGATACTAATTGCGATATAGTTTATTCGACAAATGGAATTAACTGGAGTATATCCGATCTTCCACATGCAGGAAACTATGCTATAGCTTGGACAGGATACAGATATATTTTAGTGGGTGATTATTCTATCAAAACGGCTATACCGAAAGATATAATCAAAGTTCTTGTAAATGGAAAGCCTATTATATTTGATGTTGCACCTAAAATGTCAAAGAACCGTACACTTGTTCCAGCAAGGTATGTATTTGAAGCTCTTGGAGCAGATGTTCAGTGGGATGAAAAAACAAAAACTGTAACTATAACTGGTAATGACAAAGAAGTTAAACTGGAAATCAATAATAATAAAGCCTATGTTAATAATGAAGCAGTACTACTTGAAGCTGCACCTGTTGTTAAAAACGGCAGAACACTTATACCGCTCAGGTTTGCTGCAGAGAGTTTTAATGCCGAGGTAAACTGGGATAAAGATACACAAACAGTAAGTATAAGACATTAA
- a CDS encoding class I SAM-dependent DNA methyltransferase, translating into MILKKVSIWDKLSKKYDSLWVQKYSLTPTRKKVLSILKRCKSDFSMLDVGCATGQLLSEVRNEFSRSKLFGIDKSEQMIELARSKNIDAKFDCVYAEEYDTKIKFDVVTCCHSFPYYQEKELVLKKVASLLNENGMAIFIQGSINGIYDRIVMSIVEMTAEKANYLSKKEFINQAKEYFVIEESFLIKEKWFMPSICGFVLRRKL; encoded by the coding sequence TTGATACTAAAAAAAGTTTCAATCTGGGATAAACTTTCAAAAAAATATGATTCTTTATGGGTTCAAAAATATTCACTAACTCCTACAAGAAAAAAGGTGCTTTCTATATTAAAACGCTGCAAAAGCGATTTCTCAATGCTTGATGTGGGCTGCGCTACCGGACAATTGCTCAGTGAAGTAAGAAATGAGTTCTCAAGAAGTAAATTGTTCGGAATTGATAAATCGGAGCAAATGATAGAGCTTGCACGTTCGAAAAATATTGATGCTAAGTTCGATTGCGTTTATGCCGAGGAATATGATACAAAAATTAAATTTGATGTTGTTACTTGTTGTCATTCCTTTCCGTATTATCAGGAAAAAGAGCTTGTTTTGAAAAAGGTTGCTTCCCTGCTCAATGAAAATGGTATGGCAATATTTATTCAAGGCAGTATTAACGGTATTTACGATAGAATAGTCATGTCTATTGTTGAAATGACCGCAGAAAAGGCAAATTATCTTTCCAAAAAAGAGTTTATAAATCAGGCAAAAGAATATTTTGTTATAGAAGAAAGCTTCTTGATTAAGGAAAAATGGTTTATGCCATCGATTTGTGGCTTTGTTCTGAGGAGAAAACTATGA
- a CDS encoding B12-binding domain-containing radical SAM protein: protein MKILLIRPRPHKETIGLQSVMICEPLELMQLSAVLRANKHEVEIVDMILEKKPIEYFIRKFSPELVGITGYISHIGIMKEYAEIIKNINKNIKVAVGGVHATVCPHDFKCEYIDYIARSAEEFYKISNCDDTSVRYAYRNLPERYTEKYYYLFANKCALIKTSFGCPYNCNFCFCKEVSRYKAREIDDVIAELLQIPQKEVYIVDDDFLFNGERLLEFSHKIKENKIEKNFLVYGRADFIAANEDIIETLSKVGLNSVIVGIEASTQNELDKFNKKSKLEDNEKAVRTLKKYGIECYSTIILGVDWDKKDFKNLYNYIKHLGLVFVNLQPFTPMPGTPYFDKYKDQLIIPYNEHEKWDMAHLVIKPEKISAGRYYFEILKLYYKITMMPQNVMYMFKRYGIKTTLKLSIGAAQISWQYIKKIIRGR, encoded by the coding sequence ATGAAGATACTATTAATTCGTCCACGTCCGCATAAAGAAACTATAGGGCTTCAAAGTGTAATGATATGTGAACCGCTTGAGCTTATGCAGCTATCGGCTGTACTTAGGGCAAATAAGCATGAAGTTGAAATTGTGGATATGATATTGGAAAAGAAGCCAATAGAGTATTTTATCCGTAAATTTTCGCCAGAGCTTGTTGGCATAACAGGTTATATCAGTCACATCGGCATTATGAAAGAATATGCAGAAATTATAAAAAACATAAATAAGAATATAAAAGTGGCCGTCGGAGGTGTCCATGCCACCGTTTGCCCCCATGATTTTAAATGCGAATATATAGATTATATAGCAAGAAGCGCAGAGGAATTTTATAAAATTTCCAATTGCGATGACACAAGCGTGCGCTATGCTTATAGGAATTTGCCGGAAAGATATACTGAAAAATATTATTATTTATTTGCTAATAAATGCGCACTTATTAAAACATCTTTCGGTTGTCCTTATAATTGCAATTTCTGCTTTTGCAAGGAAGTTTCACGTTACAAAGCAAGAGAGATCGATGATGTAATAGCAGAGCTTTTACAAATTCCTCAAAAAGAAGTTTACATTGTCGACGATGATTTTTTATTTAATGGTGAAAGGCTTTTGGAGTTTTCTCATAAAATTAAAGAGAATAAAATTGAAAAGAACTTTCTGGTGTACGGCAGAGCAGACTTCATAGCAGCAAATGAGGATATTATTGAGACGTTATCAAAAGTTGGGCTCAATTCAGTAATTGTAGGAATAGAGGCGTCGACTCAAAATGAGCTTGATAAATTTAATAAGAAATCTAAACTTGAAGACAATGAGAAAGCAGTCAGGACATTAAAAAAGTATGGAATAGAATGTTATTCAACTATAATTTTAGGCGTTGACTGGGATAAAAAGGATTTCAAAAATCTTTATAATTATATAAAGCATCTAGGACTTGTTTTTGTTAATTTGCAGCCGTTTACTCCAATGCCAGGCACGCCGTATTTTGATAAATACAAAGATCAATTGATTATTCCATATAACGAACATGAAAAGTGGGACATGGCGCATCTTGTAATAAAGCCCGAAAAAATCAGTGCAGGAAGATATTATTTTGAGATTTTAAAGCTTTATTATAAGATAACAATGATGCCGCAAAATGTTATGTATATGTTTAAACGTTATGGAATAAAAACAACCTTGAAACTGTCAATTGGAGCAGCTCAAATCAGTTGGCAGTATATAAAGAAGATTATTAGAGGAAGGTGA
- a CDS encoding B12-binding domain-containing radical SAM protein — protein sequence MKVLLIRPQAPNKLSFINILDNEPLELEYLYTELKNRGIESYIYDGLIENISVKDTIFREKPDVVAVTGYITQQKLMIEYCSLAKEFNSNIITVVGGVHVQRNYEQFYDDNIDYLLRSESVFDFGELLSGTELSKINGLIYKKEGQYVKNELLPIDINSLPIPDRSFFNKHKSKYHYLHLQEVATIKTAFSCPYNCNFCYCTLLAGGKYRARDLSLVIEELKTIESENVQIVDDDFLVDKSRLLEFVRLVKENNIKKTYICYARADFVANNEDIVKELCSIGFKYFLVGLEAISNEELLAMNKQVSIDENRKCIEVLGNANAHCIALLIAPISADKEYFDKLYRFVKETKLLYVTVSIFTPIPGTPLYEEYKDKINSKDIEEYDFLHLVLEPEKLTKQQFYMEYYKLVLRLYNLAKKSGIYDFMDIKFYKNMLTSYLKRKMRGF from the coding sequence ATGAAAGTATTATTAATTCGTCCTCAGGCACCTAATAAATTGAGCTTTATAAATATACTCGATAACGAACCATTAGAACTCGAATATCTTTACACCGAGCTTAAAAACAGGGGTATCGAAAGCTATATTTACGATGGATTGATTGAAAATATCAGCGTAAAAGATACGATTTTTCGGGAAAAGCCAGATGTTGTTGCAGTTACAGGGTATATCACCCAGCAAAAACTAATGATCGAATACTGCTCCCTTGCAAAAGAGTTTAACAGCAATATAATTACAGTTGTCGGAGGGGTTCATGTTCAACGTAACTATGAGCAATTTTACGATGACAACATTGATTACTTATTAAGAAGTGAGAGTGTCTTTGATTTTGGTGAACTTTTATCAGGCACGGAATTGTCAAAAATCAATGGACTTATATATAAAAAAGAGGGGCAATATGTTAAAAATGAGCTTTTGCCAATTGACATAAACTCATTGCCAATACCTGACCGCAGTTTTTTTAATAAGCATAAAAGCAAATATCATTACTTGCATCTGCAAGAGGTCGCAACAATTAAAACAGCGTTTTCCTGCCCCTATAATTGCAATTTTTGCTATTGCACCTTGCTTGCAGGAGGAAAATACAGGGCCAGAGATTTATCTTTGGTTATTGAGGAACTCAAGACAATTGAAAGTGAAAATGTTCAGATAGTTGACGATGACTTTCTAGTTGATAAATCCCGCCTTTTGGAATTTGTCCGACTGGTTAAAGAAAATAATATAAAGAAAACATATATCTGTTATGCAAGAGCTGATTTCGTAGCAAATAACGAAGACATAGTCAAAGAGCTTTGCAGTATTGGTTTTAAGTATTTTCTTGTCGGACTTGAAGCGATTAGTAATGAAGAATTACTGGCTATGAATAAGCAAGTAAGTATTGATGAAAACAGAAAATGTATTGAAGTGCTTGGAAACGCAAACGCTCATTGCATCGCACTTTTGATAGCCCCAATTTCTGCTGATAAAGAATACTTTGATAAGTTATATCGTTTTGTTAAAGAAACAAAGCTTTTATATGTGACAGTATCTATATTTACGCCGATTCCGGGTACACCGTTATATGAAGAGTATAAAGATAAAATCAATTCGAAAGATATTGAAGAATACGACTTTTTGCATCTTGTTTTGGAGCCTGAAAAGCTTACAAAACAGCAGTTTTATATGGAATATTATAAGCTGGTGCTGCGCCTTTACAACTTAGCAAAAAAGTCAGGAATTTATGATTTTATGGATATTAAATTTTATAAAAATATGTTGACTTCTTATTTAAAAAGAAAAATGAGGGGATTTTAG
- a CDS encoding B12-binding domain-containing radical SAM protein, with translation MKVYFIQSTPYFEGKKLIKKSRLYFVGLAPAILASLVPNWEFECCLETIEDVDFETGADIIAISGMGHAIIRSLDIAKEFKKRGKTVVMGGYMASLMPKEAKKYCDSVIIGDGEIAFPKLISDYENDNLQEFYNIPLENLSYPLPKYEIFKGKRIGNFLPVQAGRGCPNSCSFCSVYCLYKNHYMRREISEVIRDIKYIKKLGYKKFLLLDDNILSDREYLLKLCAEIEKLNMTWLSQCQISIADDEKVLKAVAKSGCISLSFGIESISQESLNTMHKSWAKVSRYKEQMRKIQAAGIDVSTEMVVGADGDTVESIRNTADFITENKITVPRFYILTPIPGTVFYNEMKEAGRLISEDIYQFNGAFAVHKPMNMSAETLTDEYWKLYKEVFSLKSIIKRTILRKDSLRHPLKNLFYFYVNLYYKYQISKGITPNII, from the coding sequence GTGAAGGTATATTTTATTCAATCAACGCCTTATTTTGAGGGTAAAAAGCTGATTAAAAAATCACGGCTATATTTTGTCGGGCTTGCTCCCGCAATATTAGCCTCGCTTGTTCCAAATTGGGAATTTGAATGCTGCCTTGAAACAATAGAGGATGTTGATTTTGAAACCGGTGCGGATATAATTGCAATATCAGGTATGGGGCATGCAATTATAAGAAGCCTTGATATTGCAAAAGAATTTAAAAAACGTGGAAAAACGGTTGTAATGGGCGGGTATATGGCAAGTCTTATGCCCAAAGAAGCCAAAAAGTATTGCGACAGTGTTATTATTGGTGATGGCGAAATAGCGTTTCCAAAACTTATTTCAGATTATGAAAATGACAACTTGCAGGAGTTTTATAATATTCCGCTTGAGAATTTGAGTTATCCTCTTCCGAAATATGAGATTTTTAAGGGTAAAAGGATTGGAAATTTTTTGCCTGTTCAAGCAGGAAGAGGTTGTCCGAATTCATGCTCGTTTTGCTCTGTTTATTGCCTGTATAAAAATCACTATATGCGCCGTGAAATTTCCGAAGTCATCAGGGATATTAAATATATTAAAAAGTTGGGATATAAGAAGTTCCTTCTTTTAGATGACAATATACTTTCTGATAGAGAGTATCTTTTAAAACTTTGTGCTGAGATTGAGAAACTCAATATGACCTGGCTTTCCCAGTGCCAAATCTCAATTGCAGATGATGAGAAAGTGTTAAAGGCTGTTGCCAAAAGCGGTTGTATTTCCTTATCTTTCGGTATTGAAAGCATTTCCCAGGAAAGCCTCAATACTATGCATAAGTCTTGGGCTAAAGTATCAAGATACAAAGAGCAGATGAGAAAAATTCAAGCTGCAGGTATCGATGTTTCGACGGAAATGGTTGTCGGTGCAGATGGTGATACAGTTGAAAGTATTCGGAATACTGCAGATTTTATAACAGAAAACAAAATAACTGTTCCACGCTTTTATATTCTGACTCCAATTCCCGGAACAGTTTTTTATAATGAAATGAAAGAGGCCGGAAGACTTATAAGTGAGGATATTTATCAGTTCAACGGGGCTTTTGCGGTGCATAAGCCAATGAATATGTCGGCAGAAACACTGACAGATGAATATTGGAAATTATACAAAGAAGTTTTTTCTCTTAAAAGCATAATTAAACGTACAATTCTGAGAAAAGATTCTCTTAGGCATCCATTAAAAAATCTGTTTTACTTTTATGTAAATTTATATTACAAATATCAGATTTCAAAAGGAATTACCCCAAATATAATTTAA
- a CDS encoding GNAT family N-acetyltransferase → MVKLQLSKIELREYLAFMKKVYKDDKNFKDNKTGVINIACKKNRPFFKSSLQEIVCVKENGEILCACVLIINNKAPKELCVSFFEALPECDKAVSILINYAEEFGRKNACSKIVVALDGHVNYSVGFGGNTDVPSFGESYSPTYYHKYFENFSKVKFVSFFDVANLVRERIDEDIKKFEKQIEKTSIEYADFGKDFNKTMKRYTDLNNKIFEGHRYYYFRDYDEDADLFKDMRPLLENHNLIFAKQNGEDIGFILWYPDYNELVPVGKGASIMTFIKYKLLAKRPKTAKVVEIAVLPKYRQFGVALSLFDAAIKETSKNTNKIMSSWILDENIKSKSLTSRYTKQHYKEYFTYEKEI, encoded by the coding sequence GTGGTAAAATTGCAGCTTTCAAAAATTGAATTAAGAGAATATCTTGCTTTTATGAAAAAAGTTTATAAGGATGATAAGAACTTTAAAGATAATAAGACTGGCGTTATTAATATTGCTTGTAAAAAGAACCGTCCTTTTTTTAAATCTTCCTTGCAGGAGATCGTTTGCGTTAAGGAAAATGGTGAAATTCTTTGTGCCTGTGTGTTGATAATAAATAATAAAGCGCCCAAAGAGCTTTGTGTATCCTTTTTTGAGGCCCTTCCAGAGTGCGATAAAGCTGTCTCTATATTAATAAATTATGCAGAGGAATTTGGCAGGAAAAATGCTTGCAGTAAAATAGTAGTAGCCCTTGATGGACATGTTAACTACAGTGTTGGGTTTGGTGGGAATACAGATGTACCTTCTTTTGGAGAAAGTTATTCGCCGACATATTATCATAAATACTTTGAAAATTTCTCAAAGGTCAAATTCGTAAGCTTTTTTGATGTTGCAAATCTGGTTAGAGAGAGAATTGATGAAGATATAAAGAAATTTGAAAAACAAATTGAAAAGACATCTATAGAATATGCTGATTTTGGTAAAGACTTTAATAAAACAATGAAAAGATATACCGACCTTAATAATAAAATTTTTGAGGGGCATAGGTATTATTATTTCAGAGATTATGATGAAGATGCAGATTTGTTCAAGGATATGAGACCTTTATTAGAAAATCACAATCTTATATTTGCAAAACAAAATGGAGAGGATATTGGCTTTATACTTTGGTATCCCGATTATAACGAGCTTGTGCCTGTTGGAAAAGGTGCCTCCATTATGACCTTTATTAAATATAAGCTATTGGCTAAAAGACCCAAAACAGCAAAAGTTGTAGAAATAGCTGTTTTACCTAAATACCGACAATTTGGTGTAGCTTTGTCTCTTTTTGATGCAGCAATAAAAGAAACATCCAAAAACACAAATAAGATAATGAGCAGTTGGATTTTAGATGAAAATATAAAATCTAAATCGCTAACAAGCCGGTACACAAAGCAGCACTACAAGGAGTATTTTACCTATGAAAAAGAAATTTGA
- a CDS encoding transposase translates to MVKLYKQISFADTFEECKDVFQNNKPKFLKLLSQHLDLSSLIPQDFYWSYHKTLGRDRKYSLSSMLSALVLQKILGIPTVSLLIIFLNLCHEAREFCGLPDVPHNSQFTRFKQDFVIYLENFFNHLVDITEPICQEINTTLASTIAYDTSGIETFVTENNPKFINSIIKKLKAFYKDKPDVDVYKMAYSLMPSSASANKEIKQLYINGYFCYVYKFGIITNGLGIPRHIAFLDSDFKKKHPEMHIVKKSDPPGEEKYISDSKSLKPVFADLF, encoded by the coding sequence ATGGTAAAACTTTATAAACAAATTTCTTTTGCTGACACATTCGAAGAATGTAAAGATGTTTTTCAAAATAATAAGCCAAAATTTCTTAAGCTACTCTCACAACATCTTGATTTATCTTCGCTTATACCACAGGATTTTTATTGGTCTTACCACAAAACTCTAGGGAGAGACCGTAAATATTCACTCTCTTCAATGCTTTCAGCATTAGTTCTGCAGAAAATTCTTGGCATTCCTACAGTTTCGCTACTCATTATTTTTCTTAATTTATGCCATGAAGCCCGTGAATTCTGTGGCCTTCCAGACGTCCCTCATAACTCTCAGTTTACACGGTTCAAACAAGATTTCGTTATTTACCTGGAAAACTTCTTTAACCACCTTGTAGATATTACAGAACCTATTTGCCAGGAAATTAACACTACTCTTGCATCCACTATCGCTTATGATACTTCAGGTATTGAAACCTTTGTAACTGAGAATAACCCAAAGTTCATAAATTCTATCATAAAAAAACTCAAGGCTTTCTACAAGGACAAGCCTGATGTCGATGTATATAAAATGGCTTATAGCCTTATGCCTTCTTCAGCCTCTGCAAACAAAGAAATCAAGCAACTCTACATAAACGGCTACTTCTGCTATGTCTACAAGTTTGGCATTATCACCAACGGCCTCGGCATTCCAAGACATATTGCCTTTTTGGATAGTGACTTCAAAAAAAAACATCCTGAAATGCACATTGTGAAAAAATCGGATCCTCCAGGCGAAGAAAAATATATTAGTGATTCCAAATCCCTTAAACCAGTATTTGCAGACTTATTTTAG